The proteins below come from a single Eremothecium sinecaudum strain ATCC 58844 chromosome II, complete sequence genomic window:
- the ADE1 gene encoding phosphoribosylaminoimidazolesuccinocarboxamide synthase (Syntenic homolog of Ashbya gossypii AER221W; Syntenic homolog of Saccharomyces cerevisiae YAR015W (ADE1)), with translation MTVVKTDLDGILPLVARGKVRDIYEVDDQTLLFVATDRISAYDVIMQNAIPDKGVLLTRLSEFWFDLLKDDVRNHLKHIEEGKTMYDYLPEKLKEEKYRKQLSGRSLLVQKHKLIPLEVIVRGYITGSAWKEYKKSGTVHGLPQPEGLQESQEFPEAIYTPSTKAEQGDHDENISPEQAAQLVGKELNDRVAALAIKLYTKCKEYAKSKGIIIADTKFEFGIDEETNEIILVDEVLTPDSSRFWAGSSYAVGHGQDSYDKQFLRDWLTSKGLNGVDGVEMPEEIVNKSRSKYIEAYEALTGKQWQ, from the coding sequence ATGACTGTTGTTAAAACTGACCTAGATGGTATTCTACCTTTAGTTGCTAGGGGTAAAGTTAGAGATATTTACGAGGTTGATGATCAAACTTTACTATTTGTCGCTACAGATCGTATCTCCGCATATGATGTGATTATGCAAAATGCGATCCCAGATAAGGGTGTTTTGTTGACCCGTCTCTCTGAGTTTTGGTTTGATCTACTCAAGGACGATGTGCGTAACCATTTGAAGCATATTGAAGAGGGTAAGACAATGTATGACTACTTACCGGAGAAGTTAAAGGAAGAGAAGTACAGAAAGCAGCTTTCTGGACGCTCCCTTTTGGTCCAAAAGCATAAGTTGATACCATTGGAGGTCATTGTCCGTGGGTATATCACAGGATCAGCATGGAAGGAATATAAGAAGAGTGGTACTGTTCACGGATTACCCCAACCAGAGGGTTTACAAGAGTCGCAAGAATTCCCAGAGGCGATTTACACCCCTTCAACTAAAGCCGAGCAGGGTGATCATGATGAAAACATCTCACCAGAACAGGCAGCGCAATTGGTTGGAAAGGAATTGAATGATCGCGTTGCAGCCCTTGCTATTAAATTGTATACCAAGTGCAAGGAATACGCGAAAAGCAAAGGAATCATTATCGCTGACACGAAGTTCGAGTTTGGTATTGACGAAGAGACAAACGAGATTATTCTTGTTGATGAGGTTCTTACACCAGACTCTTCAAGGTTCTGGGCTGGCTCATCTTATGCGGTTGGTCATGGACAAGATTCCTATGATAAGCAGTTTTTAAGAGACTGGTTAACCTCTAAAGGGTTAAACGGTGTTGATGGCGTCGAGATGCCTGAAGAAATTGTTAACAAGAGTAGAAGCAAGTACATTGAGGCTTACGAAGCGTTGACAGGAAAACAATGGCAATGA
- the KIN3 gene encoding serine/threonine protein kinase KIN3 (Syntenic homolog of Ashbya gossypii AER222C; Syntenic homolog of Saccharomyces cerevisiae YAR018C (KIN3)): protein MLHVEPKRRANDSHYPEQFGHPQPNEFEVLEEIGRGSFGSVRKVIHIPSSKLMVRKEIKYGNMNARERQQLIAECSILARLRHENIVEFYNWGHSSSVKNNADLMDDGEVLYLYMEYCSYGDLSHMIKHYKNQRKYISEADVWRIMVQVLLALHKCHTSNDIPPLETIYDNIPKQYDDKLGKGNLVIHRDLKPGNIFLKGDEKGKRGSHINYSKVCVKLGDFGLAKSLQSSIELATTYVGTPYYMSPEVLMDQPYTPLSDIWSFGCVVFEMCSLRVPFPAKNFMELQRKIQNGSIDPLPEHYSRDLEQLVRSCIQINENNRPSAFDLLKGMQMRIARKALQLERFESRLLEYEKELTMIGEMLEKQAKDYDKELKDIKTQYRIDFENAVDKRMRELIGVKRAQVTPENHGRYHTRPHSLPRRP, encoded by the coding sequence ATGCTTCATGTTGAACCGAAACGTAGAGCAAATGATAGTCATTATCCGGAGCAGTTTGGACATCCACAGCCAAATGAGTTTGAAGTACTAGAGGAAATCGGGCGTGGTTCTTTTGGGTCGGTTCGCAAAGTTATACACATTCCTTCGTCGAAGCTAATGGTTAGAAAGGAGATAAAATACGGAAATATGAATGCACGCGAAAGACAGCAGCTTATAGCAGAGTGCTCAATATTAGCAAGGCTCCGCCATGAAAATATAGTGGAATTTTACAATTGGGGTCATTCATCTTCAGTTAAGAATAATGCTGATTTAATGGATGATGGTGAAGTACTTTATCTCTACATGGAATATTGTTCTTATGGAGATTTATCTCATATGATAAAGCATTATAAAAACCAAAGAAAATACATCAGCGAAGCCGATGTATGGAGGATAATGGTTCAGGTACTTCTCGCTCTGCATAAATGTCATACATCTAATGATATACCACCTCTAGAGACAATATATGATAATATACCGAAGCAATACGATGATAAGCTCGGAAAAGGTAATTTGGTGATTCATAGAGACTTAAAACCAGGTAATATATTCCTGAAAGGGGATGAAAAAGGTAAGAGAGGGTCGCATATAAATTACAGCAAGGTATGTGTCAAACTTGGTGATTTTGGGCTGGCAAAATCCCTACAATCAAGCATTGAGTTGGCTACAACATATGTTGGAACGCCATACTATATGTCCCCGGAAGTCCTAATGGATCAGCCTTATACACCATTGAGTGATATATGGTCTTTTGGTTGCGTTGTATTTGAGATGTGTTCTTTGCGTGTTCCTTTTCCAGCCAAAAACTTCATGGAATTACAGAGGAAGATTCAAAATGGTAGCATAGACCCACTTCCCGAGCATTATAGTCGAGATTTAGAGCAATTGGTACGCTCATGCATTCAAATAAATGAAAATAACCGTCCCAGTGCATTCGATCTACTTAAAGGAATGCAGATGAGGATAGCAAGGAAGGCTTTACAACTAGAAAGGTTTGAAAGCCGGCTTCTGGAATATGAGAAGGAGTTAACCATGATCGGAGAAATGTTAGAAAAACAAGCCAAGGATTATGACAAAGAACTTAAGGATATTAAGACACAGTATAGGATAGATTTTGAAAATGCAGTAGATAAAAGGATGCGAGAGCTCATCGGTGTAAAACGCGCTCAAGTAACGCCTGAAAATCACGGAAGATATCACACTCGTCCACATTCTCTTCCCCGCAGACCCTGA
- the BUD14 gene encoding protein phosphatase regulator BUD14 (Syntenic homolog of Ashbya gossypii AER220C; Syntenic homolog of Saccharomyces cerevisiae YAR014C (BUD14)) has product MSNLIDKAYGQYAASKGSGTLSSHHHSLLSDPELVDDYQDIMQGLSSAGTGLKTEDEMSTSASVVVTSRPTTPNKKPPPGSAEKQETVVPKQALGSPLKQMVQTSEFESSTLRSKQGVDSLKLVASAGEKSRAESVSEVSNESGYEGSSVGEASSNYSVEDEQSPYCYSDSDFEESVERGLQQMDIDIVGKEESTLHPTRKPPSADKKLVGSFFKNARRASLDSSDDVEGQLDSSDEDSAKCPELEEDDNGDEYIPLPPPQELDPSKLYALYAFQGQDPSYCQLEQDQDCVLLNDQDSYWWLVKRCSDGKIGFAPAELLETFPERLARLNCWKNENLSSHGTPEDVTEPPKSSEYDIESPMKTLDENAKSVSFNEVVAYAERYIQLSASDDNIEVDSNSDNEGHDVILHIDEIHETKLIDHHPTNDGVSDIISDAAFTTADMLPLDVKKTRNYKRDISNSDNNGNNYSNNNNNEDDTAGSSVNNGTGDSPVGLRNTMVRKEQNYNIDDDLKQIFKAPVVPFSQARGNDISRSSSHNSISTIGEYSPSSSEYTNDSPQFDNDGKFTRKSVDDSFPTTRAIQDISRLVSDATDETLNIESPSVRPTGQLTNSSVTEESPFSSSSTADINTIITKADSDEWLVCSQKIQNSFSSIASTQSLGKSAHHPIIDELYEAVFERINELQQKLEKLKSSSPDETA; this is encoded by the coding sequence ATGTCTAACTTGATTGATAAGGCTTACGGACAGTATGCAGCGAGTAAGGGTAGTGGAACACTTTCATCACATCATCACTCGCTTCTATCGGATCCTGAGCTAGTAGATGATTATCAGGATATTATGCAGGGCCTTTCGAGCGCTGGAACTGGGCTAAAAACAGAAGATGAAATGAGTACTAGTGCCAGTGTTGTTGTTACCTCGAGGCCCACGACTCCAAATAAAAAGCCGCCACCTGGCTCGGCGGAAAAGCAGGAAACCGTGGTTCCCAAGCAGGCGCTGGGATCACCGCTGAAACAGATGGTTCAAACGAGTGAGTTCGAGTCGAGCACGCTGCGAAGTAAACAAGGTGTGGATTCGCTGAAATTAGTTGCTAGTGCAGGTGAGAAGTCTCGGGCTGAGAGCGTGAGTGAAGTGTCGAACGAATCAGGGTATGAGGGTTCTAGTGTTGGCGAGGCAAGTTCAAATTACAGTGTTGAAGACGAGCAATCGCCATATTGCTATTCTGACTCGGATTTTGAAGAGAGTGTCGAACGAGGGCTACAGCAGATGGATATTGATATAGTGGGTAAGGAGGAGTCCACTCTTCATCCAACTCGAAAACCTCCTTCTGCAGATAAAAAATTGGTGGGAAGTTTCTTTAAAAACGCTAGGCGGGCCAGTTTGGACAGCAGCGATGATGTAGAAGGCCAATTAGACTCCTCTGATGAGGACTCGGCGAAGTGCCCTGAGTTAGAGGAAGATGATAACGGCGATGAGTATATTCCTTTGCCACCGCCACAAGAGTTAGATCCAAGCAAGTTGTACGCTCTTTATGCATTCCAAGGACAGGATCCATCGTATTGTCAACTAGAGCAGGATCAAGATTGCGTTTTATTAAATGACCAAGACTCCTATTGGTGGTTGGTTAAGCGCTGCTCTGACGGTAAAATTGGCTTTGCCCCTGCCGAACTTTTGGAGACCTTCCCGGAACGGCTTGCAAGACTAAATTGTTGGAAGAATGAAAATCTCTCCTCTCATGGGACCCCAGAAGATGTTACTGAGCCGCCAAAGTCCAGTGAATACGACATTGAAAGTCCTATGAAAACACTGGATGAGAATGCTAAGTCAGTTAGTTTCAATGAAGTTGTCGCCTATGCAGAGCGATACATCCAACTATCTGCCTCTGATGATAACATTGAAGTTGATTCGAATTCAGATAATGAAGGGCATGACGTTATCCTGCATATAGACGAGATTCACGAAACAAAGCTAATTGATCACCATCCCACCAACGATGGTGTCAGCGATATTATAAGCGATGCTGCTTTTACGACAGCAGACATGCTGCCGTTAGATGTTAAAAAAACGAGAAACTACAAGAGGGATATAAGTAACAGTGATAATAATGGCAACAATTATAGCAATAACAATAATAATGAGGATGATACTGCCGGTAGCAGTGTCAATAACGGTACAGGTGACAGTCCTGTTGGGCTTAGAAATACGATGGTTCGTAAAGAACAAAACTATAACATAGATGATGATCTGAAACAAATTTTTAAAGCTCCTGTGGTTCCTTTTTCACAGGCGCGTGGGAATGACATTTCACGGTCGAGTTCTCACAATTCCATTTCGACTATTGGGGAATACTCTCCCTCTTCTTCCGAATACACGAATGATTCGCCGCAGTTCGATAATGATGGGAAATTTACTAGAAAATCCGTAGATGATAGCTTTCCGACTACCAGAGCAATCCAGGACATTTCTCGGTTAGTCAGCGACGCAACTGATGAAACTTTGAATATCGAATCTCCATCAGTGCGACCAACAGGTCAGCTTACGAATTCTTCGGTTACTGAAGAATCTCCATTCTCATCCAGTTCTACGGCGGATATTAATACTATTATAACCAAGGCGGACTCTGACGAATGGCTTGTGTGTTCACAAAAAATTCAAAATTCTTTTTCATCAATTGCTAGCACACAATCTCTTGGGAAATCTGCTCATCATCCAATTATTGATGAGCTCTATGAAGCGGTTTTTGAAAGGATAAATGAGCTGCAGCAGAAACTGGAAAAACTGAAGAGTTCCAGTCCTGATGAAACTGCTTGA